One segment of Plasmodium sp. gorilla clade G2 genome assembly, contig: PADLG01_00_33, whole genome shotgun sequence DNA contains the following:
- a CDS encoding liver stage antigen 3 yields the protein MTNSNYKSNNKTYNENNNEQKTTIFNRTNMNPIKKCHMREKINKYFFLIKILTCTILIWALQYANNCDINKTWKKDTYVYKKLNTVFNRSLGEPQVNGELASEEVKEKILDLLEEGNTLNESVDDNSNLEEAEHIKENILLSNIEESKENIVDSLFNNIEHNSEQQESVSENEQISDDIFNALLNSADVNGEVEEKNLEESQVNDDIFNNLVKSIQQEQQQSVAESVIESVEEKVAEDVVEKVAESVEESVIENVEEAVTESVEEAVAESVEEAVAESVEETVAESVEETVAESVEEAVAESVEETVAEKVEETVAEKIEEIVAEKVEETVAEDIVETVAEDIEETVAESVEETVAESVEETVAEDIVETVAESVEETVAEKIEETVAEDIVETVAEDIVETVAESVEETVAEKIEETVAEKVVETVAEKVAETVAEKVEETVAEKVEETVVEDITSNLSDHILSNLLGVMENEEAKDSILNDIEEVKENVVSTILDKVEETTTDDSTTFSNILEKIQESTISTDKIEEKLEEVHENVLSAALESTQSEEEKKEVIDVIEEIKEEVASTLLETVEQTTEESSSTITEIVENIEENAIASNENIVENLEKLNETVFTTVLDKIEETTEISGDSLEIKGMDETFLTEMLDNVKGIQENILTTMFQSIETSIVIHSEEKVDLNEDMVSTILDNIEIMKDDLLNKFENISSTESVNEIATPPVEQNIYMDVDVPAMKDQFLGILNEGETLKEMFFNLEDVFKSESNVITVEEIKEEPLQKEVEKETASIIEEVQEHIVDVLDEKKEDLTDKMIDAVEESIEISSDVKEEIESIQDKEKDVLPVIEEVQEQVKEESVEKVIELKNIEEELMKDAVEINKITSKIVEETEELNEVEADLLKDMEKLKELEKALSEDTKEIVDAKDDTLEKVIEEEHDVTTTLDEVVELKDVEEDKIEKVSELKDLEEDILKEVKEIKELESEIIEDFKELKTIEADILEEKKELEKDHFKKFEEEAVEIKDLESDILKEVSSLEVEEEKKLEEVQEIKEEIEDIISGDVHIEGLEKGDLEEVDDLKGSILDILKEDMGLGDMDKESLEDVTAKLGGRVESLKDVLTSALTTGEEQMKARKRAQRPKLEEVLLREEVIEEPKVKEPAKKITKKKVRFDIKDEEPEDEALEVEDLDEEKDEDIDEEKDEDIDEEKDEDKDEDKDEDKDEDKDEDKDVVVEKEKHIEQVKKKKKKLEKKVEKSVSGFKKHADEVMKYVHKIDKEIDKEVSKALEPKSDVSNVLQQNQDFFSKAKNFIKKYKVFTAPFISAIAAFASYVVGFFTLSVFSSCVTIAYSTYLLSKVDKTINKNKQRPFYSFVFDIFKNLKHYLQQMKEKFSKGKTDNEGEVSNKSDKTVIVPVTNKAEKTTKVDKKNKVSKRRKTQKSK from the exons ATGACAAATAGTAATtataaatcaaataataaaacatataatgaaaataataatgaacaaaaaaCTACCATATTTAATAGAACAAATATGAATCCGATAAAAAAATGTCATATgagagaaaaaataaataagtacTTTTTTTTGATCAAAATTTTGACATGTACCATTTTAATATGGGCTCTACAATATGCTAATAAC tgTGATATAAACAAAACTTGGAAAAAAGATACATATGTTTATAAGAAATTGAATACAGTATTTAACAGAAGTTTAGGAGAACCTCAGGTAAATGGTGAACTAGCTAGTGAAGAAGTAAAGGAAAAAATTCTTGACTTATTAGAAGAAGGAAATACATTAAATGAAAGTGTAGATGATAATAGTAATTTAGAAGAAGCAGaacatataaaagaaaatattttattaagtaATATAGAAGAatcaaaagaaaatattgttGACAGTTTATTCAATAATATTGAACACAATTCAGAACAACAAGAAAGTGTGTCAGAAAATGAACAAATCAGTGATGATATTTTTAATGCCTTATTAAATAGTGCAGATGTTAATGGAGAagtagaagaaaaaaatttagaGGAAAGTCAAGTTAATGAcgatatttttaataatttagtAAAAAGTATCCAACAAGAACAACAACAGAGCGTTGCTGAAAGTGTAATAGAAAGTGTAGAAGAAAAAGTCGCTGAAGATGTTGTAGAAAAAGTAGCAGAAAGTGTTGAAGAAAGTGTAATAGAAAATGTTGAAGAAGCTGTAACTGAAAGTGTTGAAGAAGCTGTAGCTGAAAGTGTTGAAGAAGCTGTAGCTGAAAGTGTTGAAGAAACTGTAGCTGAAAGTGTTGAAGAAACTGTAGCTGAAAGTGTTGAAGAAGCTGTAGCTGAAAGTGTTGAAGAAACAGTAGCTGAAAAAGTTGAAGAAACAGTAGCAGAAAAAATTGAAGAAATAGTAGCTGAAAAAGTTGAAGAAACAGTAGCTGAAGATATTGTAGAAACAGTAGCTGAAGATATTGAAGAAACAGTAGCTGAAAGTGTTGAAGAAACAGTAGCTGAAAGTGTTGAAGAAACAGTAGCTGAAGATATTGTAGAAACAGTAGCTGAAAGTGTTGAAGAAACTGTAGCTGAAAAAATTGAAGAAACTGTAGCTGAAGATATTGTAGAAACAGTAGCTGAAGATATTGTAGAAACAGTAGCTGAAAGTGTTGAAGAAACTGTAGCTGAAAAAATTGAAGAAACTGTAGCTGAAAAAGTTGTAGAAACTGTAGCTGAAAAAGTTGCAGAAACTGTAGCTGAAAAAGTTGAAGAAACTGTAGCTGAAAAAGTTGAAGAAACAGTAGTTGAAGATATTACATCAAATTTATCAGATCACATTTTAAGCAATTTGTTAGGTGTTATGGAAAATGAAGAAGCAAAGGACagtatattaaatgatatagaaGAAGTAAAAGAAAATGTAGTTTCCACAATACTAGATAAGGTAGAAGAAACTACAACTGATGATTCAACTACTTTTAGTAACATATTAGAGAAGATACAAGAAAGCACTATTTCTACTGATAAAATAGAGGAAAAATTAGAAGAAGTCCACGAAAATGTATTAAGTGCCGCTTTAGAAAGTACTCAAAGTGAAGAGGAAAAGAAAGAAGTAATAGATGTaattgaagaaataaaagaagaagtaGCTTCTACGTTATTAGAAACTGTGGAACAAACAACAGAAGAAAGCTCAAGTACAATTACGGAAATAGTTGaaaatatagaagaaaatgCAATAGCaagtaatgaaaatattgtaGAGAATTTAGAGAAATTAAACGAAACTGTATTTACTACTGTATTAGATAAAATAGAGGAAACAACAGAAATTAGCGGAGATAGTTTAGAAATTAAAGGAATGGATGAAACATTTTTAACTGAAATGTTAGATAATGTAAAAGGAATTCAAGAAAATATACTAACCACTATGTTTCAAAGTATAGAAACGAGTATAGTAATTCATTCAGAAGAAAAGGTTGATTTAAATGAAGATATGGTTAGCACCATCTTAGATAATATAGAAATTATGAAAgatgatttattaaataaattcgAAAATATTTCAAGTACTGAAAGTGTTAATGAAATTGCAACTCCACCTGtagaacaaaatatatatatggatgtTGATGTTCCTGCTATGAAAGATCAATTTTTAGGAATATTAAATGAGGGAGAAACATTGAAAGAAATGTTTTTTAATTTGGAAGATGTGTTTAAAAGTGAAAGTAATGTAATTACTGTAGAAGAAATTAAAGAAGAACCCCTTCAAAAAGAGGTAGAAAAAGAAACTGCTAGTATTATTGAAGAAGTGCAAGAACATATTGTTGATGTattagatgaaaaaaaagaagatttAACAGACAAGATGATAGATGCAGTAGAAGAATCCATAGAAATATCCTCAGACGTTAAAGAAGAAATTGAATCTATtcaagataaagaaaaagatgtTTTACCAGTTATTGAAGAAGTTCAAGAACAGGTTAAAGAAGAAAGTGTTGAAAAAGTTATAGAATTAAAAAACATTGAAGAGGAGTTAATGAAAGATGCtgttgaaataaataaaattacaaGCAAAATTGTTGAAGAAACTGAAGAGTTAAATGAAGTAGAAGCagatttattaaaagatatgGAAAAATTGAAAGAATTAGAAAAAGCTTTATCAGAAGATACTAAAGAAATAGTAGATGCAAAAGATGATACATTAGAAAAAGTTATTGAAGAGGAACATGATGTAACAACCACATTAGATGAGGTTGTAGAATTAAAAGATGTAGAAGAAGACAAAATCGAAAAAGTATCTGAGTTAAAAGATCTTGaagaagatatattaaaagaagtaAAAGAAATCAAAGAACTTGAAAGTGAAATTATAGAAGattttaaagaattaaaaacgATTGAAGCAGATATTTTAGAagagaaaaaagaattagaaaaaGATCATTTTAAAAAGTTTGAAGAAGAAGCTGTAGAAATAAAAGATCTTGAAtcagatatattaaaagaagtaTCTTCATTAGAAgttgaagaagaaaaaaaattagaagaaGTACAAGAAATTAAAGAAGAGATAGAAGATATAATAAGTGGTGATGTTCATATAGAAGGTTTGGAAAAAGGTGATTTAGAAGAAGTAGATGATTTAAAAGGAAGTATATTAGACATCTTAAAGGAAGATATGGGATTAGGAGATATGGATAAAGAAAGTTTAGAAGATGTAACAGCAAAACTTGGAGGAAGAGTTGAATCCTTAAAAGATGTTTTAACTAGTGCATTGACCACGGGTGAAGAACAAATGAAAGCAAGAAAAAGAGCTCAAAGACCTAAATTAGAAGAAGTATTATTAAGAGAAGAAGTTATAGAAGAACCAAAGGTTAAAGAACCTgcgaaaaaaataacaaaaaagaaagtaAGATTTGATATTAAAGATGAGGAACCAGAAGATGAAGCTCTAGAAGTTGAAGATttagatgaagaaaaagatgaagatatagatgaagaaaaagatgaagatatagatgaagaaaaagatgaAGATAAAGATGAAGATAAAGATGAAGATAAAGATGAAGATAAAGATGAAGATAAAGATGTAGTAGTCGAAAAAGAGAAACACATTGAACAagttaaaaagaaaaagaaaaagttagaaaaaaaagtagAAAAAAGTGTTAGTGGTTTTAAAAAACATGCGGATGAAGTAATGAAATATGTTCATAAAATTGATAAAGAAATAGATAAAGAAGTATCTAAAGCTTTAGAACCAAAAAGTGATGTTTCTAATGTGTTACAACAAAATCAAGATTTTTTTAGTAAAGCTAAAAacttcataaaaaaatataaagtattTACCGCACCGTTCATATCTGCAATTGCTGCATTTGCATCTTATGTAGTTGGGTTCTTTACATTATCTGTATTTTCATCATGTGTAACAATCGCTTATTCAACTTACTTATTGTCAAAAGTTGATAAAaccataaataaaaataaacagaGACCATTTTATTCATTCGTATTTGATATCTTTAAGAATTTAAAACATTATTTACAacaaatgaaagaaaaatttaGTAAAGGAAAAACTGATAATGAAGGAGAAGTATCAAACAAATCTGATAAAACCGTTATTGTACCTGTAACAAATAAAGCTGAAAAAACAACTAAagttgataaaaaaaataaggtatcaaaaagaagaaaaacccaaaaatcaaaataa